The following DNA comes from Candidatus Leptovillus gracilis.
AAGGCCAGGCCCACAAGCAAGAATGTTCCGGCGATGATGAGGGGGGTTTTAGAGATGTAAGAGGAGGGAACGGCCGTTTCCTTCATCTGTCGCAGCCCCACAATCGCCGCCGCCAACAACGCCCCGCCCAGCAAAATACCCACCATCAGCAGCAGCGGCGGCAGCCCCTCGGCCACAGCCGGGGCCGGAATCTGTCGCCGCCCCTGATCCATCGCCAGCGAAAACGTAGATGGGCTTTCGGCAAATGCGCCAGCATTCCACTTCGCCAGCGGCCACTGCGACACAGTGACAAACAACAGCACCAATGCCAGCGCCAGAGCAACCCACGGCCAGATTTTGACGGCCGTTCCCGGCAACCGGCGGCGGCCCAACACCACTTCCAACAGCGGCATCGTCACCAGCCCGGCGGCGATCAGCGCCAGCGGCGTTACACCATCCACAAACGTATCCGGTCGCACATATACCGTCCAGCCAATATACGCCCCCAACATAAACATCTCGCCATGGGCCAGGTTCAATACATCCATCAGCCCCAAAATCAGCGAAAAGCCGGCGGCCACCAGGAATGTAATCGCCCCTACCGCCAACCCGCGCAGCACGGTGATCACCCAATCCCCCGTCTCCATACCCTGCGACGCCGACACAAACAAAAAAGCCAATGCCGCCAGCACAATCAAGCGCGTCCGATTTTTCTTCAACCTCTCAGCCATAGTTTGTATTCCGTGTTCCGTATTCCGTGTTCCGTGTTCCATAAACCATGTTCCCTGTTCTCCGATTAACGATTAACGGATTACGGATTATGGTTAACGGCTCACGGTTAACGGCTAACGCTCCTACGCTGCTCCCAAATAGCGATGGATCGTCTCTGTATCATTCACCAGGTCGGCCATCAAGCCCTGCTTCACCGACTGCCCTTCTTCAATAATGACATAACGCTCTGCCAGCTTGCTGGCAACGACGAAATTTTGCTCCACCAACAGCACTGTCGTATTGGCGGACAATTTCTGGATCGCCTCAATCATCTGTTCGATGATGACCGGGGCCAACCCTTCGCTCGGTTCGTCAATCAGCAGCAGTTTGTTGTCGGGAACCATCGCCCGCGCGACAGCCAACATTTGCTGCTGCCCGCCAGACAGATTCGTGCCCGGCAGTTTGATCAGCCGCTTCAAATCGGGAAACAGACCAAAAATCAGCTCTTCCTTACGCGCCAGGTCCCCCTTCTGCCGCTCGGCGATCTTCAAATTCTCGGCCACGCTCAAATCACGGAAGATGGCGCGGTGTTCCGGCACAAAGCCAATACCCATCGCCGCAATGTCAAAGCTGCGTCGCCCCTGAATTGGCTGGCCCTCAAACAAAATTTGGCCTTCACTGGGCGGCGTCAGGCCGATGACCGATTTGAGCGTGGTGGTTTTGCCCGCCCCGTTACGCCCCAACAGCACCGTAATGCTGCCCTGGGACACAGCCACGGACACCCCTTCCAAAATGTGGAACTGCCCGATGAAGGTATGGATATTTTGGACTTCGAGTAGATTTGTCATGGTTATAGTGTCCAGTGTTCAGTGTCCAGTGTTCAGCGTTTGTGTTCAGTCTTTGCACAACTGAATACTGAACACTGAATACTGCTTACTGATAAAGCGCGCCCAAATACGCCTTCTGCACCGTCTCGTTGGCCGAAATATCGGCCGGGGAGCCTTCGGCCAGGACTTCGCCGTAGTGCATCACAGTAATGGTGTCGGAGACGTTCATGACGACGTTCATATTGTGTTCGACGAGCATGATGGTTTTACGGCCGGCCGCCTGAATGTCGCGGATCAGGGCCATCAGTCCCGGCACTTGCTCGGAGGCCATGCCAGCCGTTGGTTCGTCCAACAGCAGCATTTCCGGGTCTGGAGCCAGAATCATGCCCAGTTCCAGCTTCCGCTGGTCGCCATGGGGTAGGGTGCGCGCCGGCGTCAGGGCGCGTTCGCTCAGGCCAACCTGCCCCAGCACTTCCCAGGCGCGCTCTTCATACTGCTGAAAGGCGCGGTGCGAACGGAACAGCTTGAAATTATCGTGACCCAACGATTGGCAGGCCAGACGAATATTTTCCAGCACTGTCAGGTTAGGAAAGATGTTGGTGATCTGGAACGAACGGCCGATTCCCTTATGAATAGTCTGATGCACCGGCAGCCGGGTAATGTCTTCGCCTTTGAAAAAAACCTGACCGGCCGTCGGCTTCAGGTTGCCGCTGAGCAGGTTAAAAAACGTCGTTTTGCCCGCCCCATTCGGCCCAATCACCGAATGAAACGAACCTGTTTTCACCTGCATACTCACGTCGGCCACGGCCACCAACGCGCCAAATTCGCGGCGCAGGTTGCGCGTTTCCAGAATGATGTCGTTAGCCATAATTGCTCCGCGTTCCGTGTTCCGTAATCCGTGAGCCGATTGTTACAGTTCACGGATTACGGTTCATGGATTAGGGTTTACGTTTTACTCGCCGCTCAGGCTGCCGATGGGCAGGTCGCCGCAGCGATCTTGCAGTGCTTCCGGCAGCAGGCAGGGCACGTCGGGACGATTGGTTTCCACCAGGTCAAAGAAGCGGAATTCCGGGTCGTCCACGTTGGTCAGGGTAACGATGTACATGTCCTGGATAGCCACGTGGTCTTCCGGGCGGATATAGATCAGGCCCTTTGGCCCGGCAAACTCCAACCCTTCCATCGCTGCGATGAGGACGTCAGCGCGGACATCGCCGCCAGTGGCGCGCAGAACGTTGGCGATGAGCAGCGCCGCGTTCATGGCGTCGGCGTCAAACAGATCCGGCGGTACGCTGTAAAGTTCCGTGGTTTTGGCGACCAACCAGTCGTTGATTTCGTTGTCGGGCGCGGTGTAATGATACAGGATGCCGCTGGTATTGCCGATGGCGTTGGCGAAGAAGACGGGCATGACCACGTTGTCTACGAAGCCGGAAGCCATTGCCATTTCATCTATCACACCCAGTTCGGAAGCGGCCTGCATCATCGGCACAAAGCCGCCGCCGGCCCAGGTGACCAGGAAGGCTTCAGCGCCGGAGTTGAGGATTTGCTCCATGTAGGGGGTGAACTCGGTGGTGTCGGCCGGGGCAAAGATGTCGTCGGCGACAAATTCACCGCCAAACAGGGTGCAGGCGTCGCGGAAGGCCGCCGCGCCGCCGTAGCCGAAGGAGTAGTCGGGGGCGATCTGCACGAAGGTGCTGTATTGGTCTACCAGATATTCGCAGATGTTGACGGCGTCCTGGTAGTTGTTGCGGCTGGTGCGGAAGGTGTATTCGTTGAAGGCGACGCCGGTGATGTCGTTGGCGGCAGCCGGGGCAACGATTAAGGGAATCTGGTTTTCGCGGGCCAGTTCTTGCAAGGTGGCCGTCGCGCCGGAGCTAACCGTGCCCACCAGGATGTCTACGCCTTCGACCTCGATGAGTTCACGGGCGACGGTGGCGGTGTTTTCAGGATTGCTCTGGTCATCGCGCACATACACTTCGATGGGGCAGTCGTCCAGTTGGAAGTTCCATTGGTTGGCTGAGACAACTTCGGCCGCTGTGCCGCTGGCGTATTCCAGGCCCAGCGGGAAGCTGCGCATAATGTGCGCGCCGTAAATAGCCAGTGCGCCGGAAGTGTCGGTGATGAGGCCGATTTTGACCGGTTCGGTACAAACGGCCGTACCCACCTCTTCCACCTCGGCCGGCGCTTCCGTCTCGGATATATCGCCTAACGCGCCAATCGGCAAACTGCCGCAGCGGTCTTGCAGCGCTTCTGGCAGCAGGCAGGGCACATTGGGCCGGTTGGTCTCTACCAGGTCAAAGAACTTGAATTCTGGATCATCTACATTGGTCAGGGTGACAATGTACATGTCCTGAATGGCAACGTGGTCTTCGGGGCGGATATAAATCGAACCTTTTGGCCCGGAAAATTCCATGCCCTCCATCGCCCCAATCAGGGCCGGGGCGCTGGCGTCGCCGTTGGTGGCCTTCACTGCTTCTACCAACAAGATGGCTGCGTTCATGGCGTCGGCGTCGAACAGGTCCGGCGGCACGCCAAAGCGGGCTTTGGTCTGTTCCACCAGCCAATCGTTCACGTCATTGTCGGGCGCGGTGTAATGATACAGGATGCCGCTGGTATTGCCGATGGCGTTGGCGAAGAAGACGGGCATGACCACGTTGTCTACGAAGCCGGAAGCCATCGCCATTTCATCTATCACACCCAGTTCGGAAGCGGCCTGCATCATCGGCACAAAGCCGCCGGCCCAGGTGACCAGGAAGGCTTCAGCGCCGGAGTTGAGGATTTGTTCCATGTAGGGGTGAACTCGGTGGTGTCGGCAGGGGTGAAGATGTCGTCGGCGACGAATTCACCGCCGAACAGGGTGCAGGCGTCGCGGAAGGCCGCCGCGCCGCCGTAGCCGAAGGAGTAGTCGGGGGCGATCTGCACGAAGGTGCTGTATTGGTCTACCAGATATTCGCAGATGTTGACGGCGTCCTGGTAATTGTTGCGGCTGGTGCGGAAGGTGTATTCGTTGAAAGCCACGCCGGTGATGTCGTTGGCGGCAGCCGGGGCTACGATCAACGGAATCTGGTTTTCGCGGGCCAGCTCTTGCAGGGTGGCGGTCGCGCCGGAGCTAACCGTGCCGACCAGGATGTCTACGCCTTCGACCTCGATGAGTTCGCGAGCGACGGTGGCCGTGATGTCTGGCGTACTCTGGTCGTCACGAATGAAGACCTGGAATTCGCAGCCGTCCAGCGTGTAGCTGGTGTACGCGCCGTTGTCGGTCGCTTCGCTGCCGGTGGCGTATTCCATGCCCAGCGGGAAGCCGCGCATGACATGCGCGCCGTAGATAGCGAGCGAGCCAGTCTGATCGGTGATAAGGCCAACTTTGACCGGTTCGGCGCAAGTCAGGCCAGCCATTTCCTCGGCCGGCTCTTCGGCGACTTCTTCCGACGGTTCTTCGACGGGGGCAGCCGTCGGTTCTTCAACGACTTCTCCGGCCGGAGCTTCAGTGGCTTCGGGGGCTGTTTCGGTCGTCTCACCACCGCCGCAAGCGGCCAGGGCCAACATCAACACGATTAACAGGGATAACAGGGTAAACAGCAAATTACGACGTTTTAACATGTGTCTTTCCTCCAAAGAATTTTTGATTTGGGATTTCGGATTGTGAATTGTTCATTACCAACATCATGCCATAAGTTCCTCCATACTCTCGCTCGTTTCCAGGTCTCTCACGTAGACCAGGGCTTCCCCCTCACAGACAACCGTACCGGCCTGATTGGTGCAGGCCGTACGCAGGTTGACCAGATCTTTTTCGGGGCGCAGGCGGGTGATGGTGACAACGGCCGTTACCACCTCCCCCACGTCTGCCACCGCCGGATAGCTTAATTGCTGCTTCAGCCAGTTCGTGCCGCGCCCCGGCAGCCGCGTGCCGAGTAGATCAGAAATCATACCCGCAAGCAAGGGGCCAGGCACGGCCGTGGCCGCCACCCCACCAAATTGCAGCCCCGCATCGCCCGTCAACCGGCGATAAGCCGCCACATCGTCGGGCGAAAAGGTTCTCGTCGTGCTGGCCGATTGGCCGATGGTTAGTCCTTTCATACATCCTCGGAAGCGAGAGCTAGAGCTAGAGCTAGAGGGGAAAATCCTCTCGCTCTCGCTCTAGCTCTCGCTAACTACGTTGCGCTTCCGCCGCAGCTCTTCCACAAACGCGCGGAAGCCTTCCATCGCCTCGCCGTAGACAACTTCTTGCACGAACTGCTGGCGCTCGGCTTCCAGGCGGCGGGCGATGTCGTCGCGGTCGCAGTTGAGCAGGTGTTTGGTGCGGCGGATGCTGCCTTGCTTTTTGGCGGCGATGTCCAGGGCGATGGCTAACGCAGTTGCGCGCAGTTGGTCGGCGGGAACCAGGCGATTGGCAAGGCCCCAGGTTACGGCCGTTGCCGCATCAATCGTGGCATTGGCAAACAGCACTTCAGACGCCCGCTGCCGTCCAATCATCTGCGGCAGCAGCGCTGTCCAGCCACCATCCGGGCTGGGGCCAACAACGCTGTAATAAGGGGTGAAGCTGGCTTCCGGCGTCACCAGCACCACGTCGGCGGCCAATACCAGCCCGATGGAACCGCCGGTGACAATGCCTTGCACGGCCGTAATCACCGGTATCGGCAAATCTAACAGCGCCAGAATCGCGCGATTAAGCAAGCCAATAACGTCCAGGGTGTAATCGGCGATCATGTGTTCGTGTTCCACAAAGCCCAACGCATCGCCGCCGGTGGAGAAGGAACGGCCGTTGGCCTGGATGATGAGGGCGCGGGCAGAGGGGGTGTGGGCAACGGCCGTGATCTCATCCAGCAGTTCCTCCAAAAAAACAGGAACCAGGCTGTTATGCCGCTGCGTCCGATTCAACGTCAGAATCGCCACCGGGCCGGTTGTCTCGCGTAAAACTAAATCGTTCATAATTCGGATTTTCGATTTTGGATTTCGGAATACGGTACACGGATGACGGTTTCGCCGTCACACGTCAACAGCCCTTGTGGGTTGGCGATGGTCGTCGTCAGGCGAAGCTGTTCGTCCGGCAGCAGTTCGGTGATGGTCAGATTGATGGTCATCGCCTCGTCGGCGTAGGTGGGCGCGGGGAAGGTGAAGCGCTGCTCAAGCTGCACCGCGCCGGGAAAATGGCGGCTTAACACGCCGCAAATCAGGCCATACAGCAGCATCCCATGCGACACCGTGCGCCCAAAGCGCGTCTGCGCCGCAAACGCCGGGTCCACATGAATCGGGTTGTTATCCCCACTCAGCCGGGCAAATTCATCATACTCGCCCTGCAAAAAGGTGCGGGCACTCTTAAAACTTTGTCCAACAGCAAATTTCATGACTTGCTATCCACCACATTCTCAATAATAATAAGTTCATGATTACGATAAGCGTTGATAAAGTTAAGCATGATTTTCTCAGCTATCTGCTGCGCGTCGAACAGGGCGAAACCCTGGTCATTTTGCGCGACGATAAACCGATTGCCGAAATCAAACCGGTCTCAACTTCAGCTTCACAGCTACGTCCCTATGGCCTTTGCGCCGGCGAATTCACCGTGCCCGACGACTTTGATGACCCACTGAGCAGTCTGTCATGCTGAGCGGAGTCTTCGGAGCGAAGCATCCCGCTCCTCTCAGGTAAAGGGGATGCTTCGGAAGACCTCAGCATGACTTGTCTTCTGATCAGTTTGTAAGCCACATCACACTCCTATCGAACCGTTATCAGACTACCTCTTCCCCAAACTCTTCGCGCAGTTCGCGCTTTAGCACCTTTCCCGCCGCCGTGCGCGGCAGGGGCTTGTCCACGAAAACCACCGACTTGGGGATTTTGTAGCGGGCCAGTTTGCCCTGACAAAAATCAATGATCTCCTGCTCGGTGGCCGATTGGCCTTCCTTCAGGACGATGAGGGCGCGGCCCACTTCCTGCCATTTGGCGTGTGGCACACCGATGACGGCTACTTCGGCAACGGCCGTATGCCCATAAATCACGTTCTCCACCTCCGCCGGGTAGACATTCTCGCCACCGGAGATGTACATATCCTTCCAGCGATCCACAATCGTGTAAAACCCTTCCTCGTCCACCATCGCGGCGTCGCCGGAATGCAGCCAGCCGTCAATCAGCGCCTTGGCCGTTGCTTCTGGCCGGTTCCAGTAGCCGCTGGTGACGTTGCCGCCGCGAATGCACAGCTCGCCCACCTCGTTCGGGCCGAGGACGTTGTTCTCGCGGTCGCGGATGGTCACGTCGGTGTGCAGCACCGGTTTGCCGACGGAACCCGCCTTGCGCACGGCATCTTCTTTGGTGATGATGAACACCGTCGGGCCGGTTTCGGTCATGCCGAAGCCTTGCTGGATGATGATGCCCTTCGCGGCGAACAGATGCACCAGGTTGGGCGGCAGCGACGAGCCGCCGCTGGCCCAATGGCGAATGCCAGACACTTTGGCCGGGTCAAAACCTGCGTACTGGCTCAGCATCAAATAGATGGCCGGGACGAGCAGCAGCACCGACACCTGATATTGCTGCACCAGCGCCATAAACTGCGCCGGGTCGAAGGCGCGCATAATAACCACCGTACCGCCCGCGTGCAGCGTCGGCCCGGCGTACAGCCCCAGCCCGCCGATGTGGAAAGTGGGCAAGACGTTGAGGTTCACATCATCGGCGGTTAGCTGAATGGCCTGCCCCATGCCGATGGCGTTGTAGAAGAAGTTGCCATAGGTGACTTGCGCCCCTTTGGGATGGCCGGTCGTGCCGCTGGTGTAGATGATGGCCCAGGTGTCGTTGTAGGTGAGGCGGGGGGAGGTGGGCGGAACGGCCGTTTCCCCTTGAATCGCCGCTTCGTACACCCATTCACCCGCCGGCGCGCTCTCGCCCAGTACCACAAACTGCTTGATGGGCAATTCCGGTCGCAGTTGGTCTACCACCGGGGCAAACATCGCCTCATAAAACAGCACCGACGGCGTGCAATCGGCCAGGATGTAGGCCAGTTCGGGCGCGGTCAGCCGCCAGTTGAGCGTATTGAGGATGACTCCCAACCGCCCGCAGGCGAACAAAATCACAAAATAGTCGGCGCTGTTCTGCGCCAGCAAGGAGATGCGGTCGCCTTGCTGCAAACCCAATTGGCGCTGCATAAAATTCGCCAGCCGGTTGATGCGCGCATCCAGTTCGGCATACGTCCACTGCTGTCCGGTGTACGCATCCACCAACGCCAGCTTGTCCGCCGTGCGTTCGGCGTGTCGTTTAATCCAATCGAAGTGGTACATAATGATTTCGGATTGTGGATTTCGGATTTCGGATTGGGAAGATTCCCCAATCCGAAATCCGAAATCCGAAATTAGCCGGCCTGGAAGGCCAGCACTGCCCGCTGCCCGTCGCCTTCGCCGCGCTGGATGAACTGCACGGTGAGCGGCGTGCCAATAATGTTCACGTCGGGATGGACGGCGTCCAGTCCCAAAATTTGGGCGCTGATCATCGGCCCTTCGGCCAGTTGCACCACGCCGGACATGTAGGGCTTATTGCGGTCGTAGCCCGCCTGCACCATGCTGGTGGGGCCGATGAAAACGGCCGTAAACGCCGCCAGCGTCCCCTCGCCCGACAACTCCACCCATTCCATCGCCTGGCTAAACGTCTCCGGGTCCATCGGCCGCGGCGGCACATACACCTTGCCCGTCACCGCGCTACGCGAACCCATCAACTTGCCCTCACGCAAATACGCCTGAAAAGAACTCTCTGTAAATGGCCTATCGCTCATTCCATTCGCTCCTGAATTGTGAATTGTGAACGGTGAATTGTGAATTGTGAAGTTCAGAATCACTTCACAATTCACAATTCACAATTTCTTCTATCTTCGCTCGTACACATGCACAACGGCCGTTTGCCCCGTGCCGCCGACGTTATGGGTCAGAGCCAGGTTCACATCGCGGTCTACCTGGCGCGGGCCAGCCTGGCCGCGCATCTGCTTGAAGACTTCCACCGCCTGCCCCGCGCCCGACGCGCCCACCGGATGCCCCTTTGATTTAAGTCCCCCAGAGGTGTTGATTGGCTTGGGGCCTTGCCGGGCGGTCAGCCCTTCCTCGGCCGCTTCGTGGCCGGTTCCGGGCGCGAAGAAGCCCAGGTCTTCGGTTGCCAAAATTTCGGCGATGGTGAAGCAGTCGTGGACTTCGGCGATTTTCACGTCGTCGGGCGTGACGCCGGCCATCTCGTAGGCCACTTTGCCGGCGGCTTTGGCGCTGCCGATGCTGGTCAAGTCAGAACGGCCGTGCAGCGCCCTATCACTCGCCTGCCCACTGCCGATGATGTAGATGGGGTCATCGGTGAACTGTTTGGCTATTTCTTCGGAGACGAGGAGAACGGCCGTGGCCCCATCCGTCACCGGCGAGCAGTCGAACAAACGCAGCGGCCAGGCAATCATCGGATTGGCCCGATCGTCTTGCATAAAGGCCATTTCGTCGGCCCATTCTGGCGCGGGTTTGCCTTTCTTCAAGGCCGCCACCCGCTTGCTCTCCATAATCTGGCCGATGGATTGGTTGAACTGCGCCTTGGGATTCAACGCGCCGTTCTCGTGGTTCTTGATACCCACGCGCAGCAGCGCCGTCGCCGACGCGCCGTACTTGTGCATATAGGCCGTCGCCATTGTCGCGTAAAAGCCAGGGAAAGTGAACCCGGCCGGGATTTCATACAACACATCACCGGCCGTTGCCAGCGCATCGGTCACGGCAGCGATGGGCAGATTGGTCATCTTCTCGATGCCGCCTACCAGCACCATGTCGTGCAGGCCGGAAGCCACGGCCATCACGCCCTGGCGCAAGGCCACGCCGCTGCTGGCGCAGGCATCTTCTATCCGCGTCGCCGGGCGCGGCGTCAGCCCCACCCAATCGGCCATGATGGGCGCGGTGTGTCCCTGCCCCTCAAATAATTCGCTGCTGTAATTGCCAATGAACAGCGCCTCGATGTCGTTGGGGTCCAGCCCCTTATCCACCGCGCCGCGCATCTCCACAAACGCTTCCACAAACAGGTCGCGCGTCGTCTTGCCAGGGAATGCGCCAAACTGGCTCATCCCCACGCCCACGACGGCCACCCCTCGGCCTAATTTTCGTGCTTTCATATACTCCTCCTCAAAGAGTTATCCGCAGATTTCGCAGATTTTCCCTCTCAATCTGCGTTAATCTGCGTAATCTGCGGATCGTCTGCTAATCTCTCAAGAATCCAATGATGGTTTCATTCGCCTCGTCCGGCGTTTCGATGGGGAAGAAGTGGCCGGCGTTGGGCAGGATGTGGACCTGGCTGTACGGGATTTTGGCCGCGAGCAGGTCGGCGTTGCCGGGCGGCACCACTTTGTCGTGGGCGCCGAAGAGAATCAGGGTGGGCGATTGCACGGCCGTTAGCCGATTCTCAAAACAGGCCGCTTCTGCCAGCAAGCCCAAACCAACTGCCATTTGCGCCTGATAGGCGACGGGGTTGATGGGATTGGCGACGCGCCATCCCAGCCACTCGTCAATCATCGGGCCGTTGGCGGCGCTCCAGCCGGGCGCGGTGCTAACAGCCAGGCCATTCTTGAAGCGCGTCACCGGGTCGCTGGTGACGTCCATCAAGACCGCCATCGCCTCCTGGGTGATGGGTTGGTGGCGCGGCCCGCCGAAGTTGGTCGAGGCGAGAATGAGCTTATCTACCATCTCCGGGTAGCTCAGGGCCATCTCCTGGGCGATGAAACCGCCCATGCTGTGCCCCATCACGTGGGCCTTCGGCAGGCCCAATTCACGCAGCAGGCCGATGGTGTCGGCGGCCAGCATGGCGGCGCTGTACGGCCCGGCCGGGGCGTCTGTCTGCCCCACGCCGCGGTTGTCGAAGGTGATGACCTGGAAATGCTCAGCCAGCCCCGGAACCATCTTGTGCCACTGCCACTGGTTGTAGCCCAGGCCGGAAATCAATACCAGCGGTTTTCCGGAACCATGAATTTCGTAATAAATGTTGATGTCATTAGCGGTTAGCGTTGGCATATTGCCCTCCAATCAAAAAGCACGTCATTCTGAGCGGAGTCCGCGGAGCGAAGAATCCCCACGCTCTGGTGATACCAAGAAAAGGGGATGCTTCGGGGGACCTCAGCATGACAAGGCCTGCACCTCACCGAACCTCGATATATTGTTTTTTTAGTTTGATCTTCTCCACCTTGCCATAGGGCGAATATGGTAGTTCGTCTACGAAGATGACTTCTTTGGGGACTTTGTAGCGGGCGAGACGGCCGCGACAAAATTCCTGTAGTTCCTCT
Coding sequences within:
- a CDS encoding ABC transporter ATP-binding protein; amino-acid sequence: MTNLLEVQNIHTFIGQFHILEGVSVAVSQGSITVLLGRNGAGKTTTLKSVIGLTPPSEGQILFEGQPIQGRRSFDIAAMGIGFVPEHRAIFRDLSVAENLKIAERQKGDLARKEELIFGLFPDLKRLIKLPGTNLSGGQQQMLAVARAMVPDNKLLLIDEPSEGLAPVIIEQMIEAIQKLSANTTVLLVEQNFVVASKLAERYVIIEEGQSVKQGLMADLVNDTETIHRYLGAA
- a CDS encoding ABC transporter ATP-binding protein, which codes for MANDIILETRNLRREFGALVAVADVSMQVKTGSFHSVIGPNGAGKTTFFNLLSGNLKPTAGQVFFKGEDITRLPVHQTIHKGIGRSFQITNIFPNLTVLENIRLACQSLGHDNFKLFRSHRAFQQYEERAWEVLGQVGLSERALTPARTLPHGDQRKLELGMILAPDPEMLLLDEPTAGMASEQVPGLMALIRDIQAAGRKTIMLVEHNMNVVMNVSDTITVMHYGEVLAEGSPADISANETVQKAYLGALYQ
- a CDS encoding ABC transporter substrate-binding protein gives rise to the protein MEQILNSGAEAFLVTWAGGFVPMMQAASELGVIDEMAMASGFVDNVVMPVFFANAIGNTSGILYHYTAPDNDVNDWLVEQTKARFGVPPDLFDADAMNAAILLVEAVKATNGDASAPALIGAMEGMEFSGPKGSIYIRPEDHVAIQDMYIVTLTNVDDPEFKFFDLVETNRPNVPCLLPEALQDRCGSLPIGALGDISETEAPAEVEEVGTAVCTEPVKIGLITDTSGALAIYGAHIMRSFPLGLEYASGTAAEVVSANQWNFQLDDCPIEVYVRDDQSNPENTATVARELIEVEGVDILVGTVSSGATATLQELARENQIPLIVAPAAANDITGVAFNEYTFRTSRNNYQDAVNICEYLVDQYSTFVQIAPDYSFGYGGAAAFRDACTLFGGEFVADDIFAPADTTEFTPYMEQILNSGAEAFLVTWAGGGFVPMMQAASELGVIDEMAMASGFVDNVVMPVFFANAIGNTSGILYHYTAPDNEINDWLVAKTTELYSVPPDLFDADAMNAALLIANVLRATGGDVRADVLIAAMEGLEFAGPKGLIYIRPEDHVAIQDMYIVTLTNVDDPEFRFFDLVETNRPDVPCLLPEALQDRCGDLPIGSLSGE
- a CDS encoding ABC transporter substrate-binding protein; this translates as MLKRRNLLFTLLSLLIVLMLALAACGGGETTETAPEATEAPAGEVVEEPTAAPVEEPSEEVAEEPAEEMAGLTCAEPVKVGLITDQTGSLAIYGAHVMRGFPLGMEYATGSEATDNGAYTSYTLDGCEFQVFIRDDQSTPDITATVARELIEVEGVDILVGTVSSGATATLQELARENQIPLIVAPAAANDITGVAFNEYTFRTSRNNYQDAVNICEYLVDQYSTFVQIAPDYSFGYGGAAAFRDACTLFGGEFVADDIFTPADTTEFTPTWNKSSTPALKPSWSPGPAALCR
- a CDS encoding phosphate acetyltransferase, translating into MKGLTIGQSASTTRTFSPDDVAAYRRLTGDAGLQFGGVAATAVPGPLLAGMISDLLGTRLPGRGTNWLKQQLSYPAVADVGEVVTAVVTITRLRPEKDLVNLRTACTNQAGTVVCEGEALVYVRDLETSESMEELMA
- a CDS encoding enoyl-CoA hydratase/isomerase family protein, translating into MNDLVLRETTGPVAILTLNRTQRHNSLVPVFLEELLDEITAVAHTPSARALIIQANGRSFSTGGDALGFVEHEHMIADYTLDVIGLLNRAILALLDLPIPVITAVQGIVTGGSIGLVLAADVVLVTPEASFTPYYSVVGPSPDGGWTALLPQMIGRQRASEVLFANATIDAATAVTWGLANRLVPADQLRATALAIALDIAAKKQGSIRRTKHLLNCDRDDIARRLEAERQQFVQEVVYGEAMEGFRAFVEELRRKRNVVSES
- a CDS encoding MaoC family dehydratase, whose product is MKFAVGQSFKSARTFLQGEYDEFARLSGDNNPIHVDPAFAAQTRFGRTVSHGMLLYGLICGVLSRHFPGAVQLEQRFTFPAPTYADEAMTINLTITELLPDEQLRLTTTIANPQGLLTCDGETVIRVPYSEIQNRKSEL
- a CDS encoding type II toxin-antitoxin system Phd/YefM family antitoxin yields the protein MITISVDKVKHDFLSYLLRVEQGETLVILRDDKPIAEIKPVSTSASQLRPYGLCAGEFTVPDDFDDPLSSLSC
- a CDS encoding long-chain fatty acid--CoA ligase, giving the protein MYHFDWIKRHAERTADKLALVDAYTGQQWTYAELDARINRLANFMQRQLGLQQGDRISLLAQNSADYFVILFACGRLGVILNTLNWRLTAPELAYILADCTPSVLFYEAMFAPVVDQLRPELPIKQFVVLGESAPAGEWVYEAAIQGETAVPPTSPRLTYNDTWAIIYTSGTTGHPKGAQVTYGNFFYNAIGMGQAIQLTADDVNLNVLPTFHIGGLGLYAGPTLHAGGTVVIMRAFDPAQFMALVQQYQVSVLLLVPAIYLMLSQYAGFDPAKVSGIRHWASGGSSLPPNLVHLFAAKGIIIQQGFGMTETGPTVFIITKEDAVRKAGSVGKPVLHTDVTIRDRENNVLGPNEVGELCIRGGNVTSGYWNRPEATAKALIDGWLHSGDAAMVDEEGFYTIVDRWKDMYISGGENVYPAEVENVIYGHTAVAEVAVIGVPHAKWQEVGRALIVLKEGQSATEQEIIDFCQGKLARYKIPKSVVFVDKPLPRTAAGKVLKRELREEFGEEVV
- a CDS encoding Zn-ribbon domain-containing OB-fold protein, which encodes MSDRPFTESSFQAYLREGKLMGSRSAVTGKVYVPPRPMDPETFSQAMEWVELSGEGTLAAFTAVFIGPTSMVQAGYDRNKPYMSGVVQLAEGPMISAQILGLDAVHPDVNIIGTPLTVQFIQRGEGDGQRAVLAFQAG
- a CDS encoding alpha/beta fold hydrolase is translated as MPTLTANDINIYYEIHGSGKPLVLISGLGYNQWQWHKMVPGLAEHFQVITFDNRGVGQTDAPAGPYSAAMLAADTIGLLRELGLPKAHVMGHSMGGFIAQEMALSYPEMVDKLILASTNFGGPRHQPITQEAMAVLMDVTSDPVTRFKNGLAVSTAPGWSAANGPMIDEWLGWRVANPINPVAYQAQMAVGLGLLAEAACFENRLTAVQSPTLILFGAHDKVVPPGNADLLAAKIPYSQVHILPNAGHFFPIETPDEANETIIGFLRD